A portion of the Lolium rigidum isolate FL_2022 chromosome 1, APGP_CSIRO_Lrig_0.1, whole genome shotgun sequence genome contains these proteins:
- the LOC124697143 gene encoding uncharacterized protein LOC124697143 yields MAEEARGRGAVNPYCPNADNPYHRCAAYCPVAAPAPAASKPPPAQNGTARSNGEAGGAQRQAVNPDCPNAVNPFHRCAEYCPVPAPAPAAVKTFPLPPGPDQELAQNGRTHSDGDLQPRPRRRERTGGSGGLPLYVFLREGSDGEGKKVDPRCPNKANPFHVCTDHCLDKIIDAGRSSEGGKSPISLFSRRSGRSTSSSEDGSVKSGSSKKSDAKCPNAGNPFHECGEHCTAKIKEAEKLKKTDKKSPRSKGGKSISPVQNWKVDPRCPNAGNPFHICAQYCFDHLNEAAPTAPSKPDSKKGKAVMKVEPTREINPDCANASNPYHKCGEYCKRNGNR; encoded by the exons ATGGCCGAGGAAGCCAGAGGGCGGGGGGCGGTCAACCCGTACTGCCCCAACGCCGACAACCCCTACCACCGCTGCGCGGCCTACTGCCCCGTCGCCGCCCCCGCTCCGGCGGCCAGCAAGCCCCCGCCGGCCCAGAACGGGACCGCCCGCAGCAACGGCGAGGCGGGAGGGGCGCAGCGGCAGGCGGTCAACCCGGACTGCCCAAACGCCGTCAACCCCTTCCACCGCTGCGCCGAGTACTGCCCCGTCCcggcccccgcccccgccgcggtgaagacctttccgctgCCGCCGGGTCCGGACCAAGAACTGGCCCAGAACGGGAGGACGCACAGCGACGGCGACCTgcagcccaggccgcgccgccgcgagAGGACCGGCGGCTCCGGGGGCCTCCCCCTCTACGTCTTCC TGCGCGAAGGCTCGGACGGCGAAGGCAAGAAGGTGGACCCGCGGTGCCCCAACAAGGCAAACCCGTTCCACGTCTGCACCGACCACTGCCTCGACAAGATAATCGACGCCGGCCGGTCGTCCGAGGGCGGCAAGTCCCCAATATCCCTCTTCTCACGCCGCTCCGGCCGCTCCACGTCCTCGTCAGAAG ATGGCAGTGTCAAGTCCGGGAGCAGCAAGAAGTCAGATGCAAAGTGCCCGAATGCTGGCAATCCGTTTCATGAATGTGGAGAGCACTGTACTGCCAAGATTAAGGAGGCGGAGAAGCTGAAGAAAACCGATAAGAAGTCACCGCGCAGCAAAG GTGGGAAGAGTATTTCACCGGTGCAGAATTGGAAGGTGGATCCGAGGTGCCCAAATGCAGGCAACCCATTCCATATATGTGCCCAGTACTGCTTCGACCATTTGAATGAAGCGGCACCTACAGCTCCAAGCAAGCCAG ACTCGAAAAAGGGAAAGGCTGTCATGAAAGTGGAGCCAACAAGAGAAATCAATCCTGATTGTGCCAatgcatccaatccctaccataaaTGTGGCGAATATTGCAAAAGAAATGGCAACAGATAG